Genomic segment of Mytilus edulis chromosome 12, xbMytEdul2.2, whole genome shotgun sequence:
ccacatctccttacttcTTTTTTATAGTATGTTCATAATAGCTTATAGCAGTGAACTCCTTCCATATGCTTTTTATAGGTAGAAGTTTTGTCTAGCACCCATGTGACTATGGAATTCAAGTATGATTAGTgcttttgaatattttgtaacataatacaatgatttttcaacatattttttttctctcagttaaagtcatatgaaacgagtgagtggtgaaaaataacgtttatccaattcttgagccaatgcatgtatatatcataaacttagtcctctgtgcacgattttatcattatgttcgcaaatatatcatataatcgtcatttttttctctctctgtttgttataatttaacaaatatggctgctcattaaatgccgtgttttgaagccgagttttaccgattgtcaccttatagtaaacaaatcacaaaaagcatgggtattgagcacgtgtttaacatgtataatcagatatttgtttattttaatgacagatccatgcgtattgtggtcaacggatttttacgaggagggttacgcttgggtcactatgcatacggaaaatatgtccgcgaattgcttgctggaagcaagcaattaaaaataagtaaacttcttctaaatgtggacaaattaaagaattttcctcagaaaaaagtatatgtacattagttgtataatgaaaactatccatttagttttaaaaaacatatgcatatttttttttaatttgaggtttcttatgactttaagcgGTTAacatatctttaaaataaaaagcttCTTTTTCAGAAGTCATTAATACAATTATTAGATTGGGGAAATGATGTAGAAATAGTCAGACGGATGAGATGGAGTAGTTACTAGACATGCCTTTTCCTTTGTGATGCTGATAATAAAACAGAATTTTACCAGGAAAAGGAAAATTTactaaaatatatatcttattgattttttatttttttaactcatttcTTTTTCCTCTTCTTATTAAGTTTTCTAATGACATCCTCATCAATATCAGGTATACGATAATCTATTATAGCTTTATAGTCTGGCTTCACAGTTAGATGTACACTTTTCACAGTATGttcttcaaaatatttcttatatacaGGATGACGATGACTGATTTGTTGTGCTTCCTCTTTACTCAAGGTATTGAGTATAGGGTATGGAACAGTTGTATCGAATACCATCTTATTATTGCACTGAAATTAGAATATATAAGATTTATGTTATAATAACACAGAGTCTGCTGGCTTTGTTCATATTTGTGACTATGCTATGTGTACTTGAAccaagtttttgtttttattcgctgtttttttgttttcatttatagtctgttgtactgttatacaaatatttttgttgattCCTGTTTTTAATTTAACACAATCAGACAGACGAACTGATTTTATTTGTTCATTCAAACAATGAATGAATGGttgatttattataaaaaaaaaattgtctttttttacTGTTTAGGTTTGAGCATCAAAAGAACTTTACTAACCTTAACATTCAGAATCATGTTACAGTCTTTATCGATTTCTGGCCATGTTTGTTCTTGCACTGACCGATTCTATAAAGAATAAAGATATATGATTCATCAATGACCTGAAAATGCATATCTATATCAATAGGGAAAGAACATCACCCAATATTTTTTAGATCATAATTTATAGAACTGAATGAATTCACAAAATGATAACCATCTCCCCTCACCATAATACTATTAGAATAATTAAATAAGTAAGTTCAATCTCCTCTTTAACATGATTGACAGGGTTTATAATCTGAAATGCATATCCTTATGAAATGTTTTATAACTTTTGTGTAAGTTTAATCAATATCTGACCAGCTGTTTAGAAGAAGTTGCACTGACAAAGTACATAGACGGACGGCCAGACAGACGCACAGATGGATGGATGGACACAATGATTCCTATATATCTCTCATGTATACCGTGTTTACAGTGGTGTAATTAAAATTGATTGAGTTAAACTTCCCAACAAATTTTTAAATCAGCTTTTGTAAAGATAAAGTTTAATACAGATATGTGACTCAGACTTAAATTAAGTTTTATTGTGCATACTGCTATGTGTTTGTGTAtactacattagctagaggtataaagggatggttgagatctcacaaaacatgctGAACTCCGcagcatttttgtgcctgtcccaagtcaagagcctctggcctttattagttttgtgtgttttttaaattttagtctaTGCATATAGTTTGGAGTTTAGTGAAATGTCCATTTCCACTGAACCAGTACACATTTTGATTAGGGGGCTAGCTGAAGCCAACCTCTTAGTATTGGATTTGCTTGCTGcgtttaagacccattggtggcttttagctgttttctactctttgttTGGGTtcttgtcactttgacacatttcttattttcattctcaattttatgcttaTTCCATGATCTACACCCTGTTTTCCACCATacttatataaatttgaatttctaatatgacatgcttctttCACTTTgagaataaacccatgctctaaagccaataaaatttgtttgcacatgcgtatattgactcctgcaaaataatgaattttatcaaattggcatgcattaaatatatttcattaattaaaaacactttcaaacttaAATGATGAACATGTTGTTACTAAATcttttattatgactgtaatgtgttgcatttcgAAATTGACATAATTGACCTAGATGCGACAACCGTTCAATCTGGCTGTTTAAAACTCCTCCCCCTGAAAAAACAAAGAGCCGGTCTGATTCTCTACAAACAAAACAGGGAAGTTCATAGAAGTGCCTACACAAACGATCTACACTTATACACATCCGACATAGAAAtgaccttaattgtcctaattaTAATctaaataattgatgcaagctaaaCTTTATTGTACTTTTAACATGGGTAACCATAATATTTGAGTTATtttcgggcaaaaataatcacgaatataatgcctacccatgttaaaactacaataaagtatagcttgcataaattatttcttaaacatacCATATCACATGTAGAACAGGAATTAAATTTTTTTCTATATCCTTCCCATAATTCACTGGCAAAAGATGGAGATATTGGAGAAATCATAATGATAACTTCTGCCAAGGTCTGTAAAAACATATCACTGTTCACAGCTACTTCTGTAGGTACACTctgaaaataaacatttgattAATGTACACATTAATAACAAAATTTGATGGTATatgtcaattagacagcaacttaataaaacaaacaaaaaacacaaagaaaTCTTTAGGTAACTAAGACTACTGTTCTATTAGTTTAAGACAGTAAATAAAAATTTAACCTACAACTGTAATGATGTTATACTTAGTCTATCATATTTCCCAACTCAGTAACCCATTAAATCTTTGTGTTTTAAGTTTCATGGTAAACTAGCTTACACCAAAAGTTTTCACATGATAAAGacacaaagacaaatgaaaaattTGCCTCCTACTCACTAATGATAGAAGGCTCTGCATGAAAACACAAGGACATTTTAGGAGAATACAATTGGTTTTGAATTTCAACTTTCATCAATTAAAATGAACATTAAtctgtattgttttattgttcagtgtaaatatattcaattgttttgcaaaaaatataaataattgtttGTGTGAGCGTAGTACATGGTAGTGTTGATACTACAATTTATCTTTTATAACTGTTGAAATATTGTCCATTGTATACTAAATATTCCACCATCTGTCAAAAAAGTTTTCTTACCCTTAAGTATTCAGTAAGTTGTTGCATGGCTGTTAATGCTACACTGATCATAAATGTTGTCTCAAAATTGAAGTTTatctaaaaaaaagaatttaaaacaagaatgtgtccatagtacacggatgccccactcgcactatcattttacatgttcactggacggtgaaattggggtcaatactttaatttggcattaaaattagaaagatcatatcatagttaacatgtgtactaagtttcaagttgattggacttcaacttcatcaaaaactaccttgaccaaaaactttaacctgagcttcacactatctttttctttgttcagtggaccatgaaattggggtcaatactttaatttgacattaaaattagaaagatcatatcatagggaacatgtgtactaagtttctaattgattggacttcaacttcatcaaaaactacctcgaccaaaaactttaacctgaagcgggacgaacgaacggacgaacgaacgaacagacgaacggaggcacagaccagaaaacataatgcccctctactatcgtaggtggggcataaaaacagttTTGTATAATATACATTAACTTTGTCAAACCTAAATGGGATTTTTAAATAACATGACAGAAGATTCTTTATAATCAAAATgcacatttttatattaaaataaaatgatttgtttGCAGTTAACAGTGAGATTTAATGTAAGATCAAATTTCTTTAGAGATCAATTATTCATAGAATTAAAACTAAAGgctttaaagagcctgtgtcgctcaccttggtttatgtgcatattaaacgaaggacacagatggattcatgacaaaattgtgtctaggtgttggtgatgtgtttgtagatcttactttgctgaacaatcttgctgcttacaattatctctatctataatgaaattggcccagaaagtgacagtggaaaatgttttgtaaaaatttacaaaaattgtaaaaatttatgaaaattgtaaaaaattgactataaagggcaataactccttatagGGTCAATTGAtcactttggtcatgttgacttattttgagctcttactttgctgtacattattgctgtttacagtttatctctatctattataatatttaagataataaacaaaaacggaaacatttctttaaaattaccaattaaggggcagcaacccaacaacagggttctcggattcatctgaaaatttcagggcagatagatcttgacctgataaacaattttaccatttcagatttcatctaaatactttggtttcaaagatataagccaaaatctacattttacccctataatCTAtttgattgtggccaagtttggtttaatttggcccagtagtttcagaggagaagatttttgtaaaagttaacgacgacagattccaagtgatgagaaaagctcacttggcccttttgggccaggtgagccaAAAAACTTGAACAAAAGCTTTTTTTATGATTCTGAGGtagcaaaattgaaaaatattttgtttcccTTTATCGTTCtgtattttacaaacattttttaataaaccCTGAGCCTTCAATTGATGGTGCTCACAATAGAAACCACAATGTTGAATTCAGTAGCTGAGTTGCTCTTAAATCATCTGACAGGCTTAAGTAGTCGTTAAAAATACTGATATATTATCCTCTGACAACCTTTCCACCATATAAATCTAATTGCTTACCTCAGCCAAATGAACATTTCTaacttcttttatttttctatccCATTCTTCGATATCCTGATATGCAGTATCAAcctttttataattctttaaaaccATGGTAACTAGACTCCAGATTTTTCCTTTCCAGTTCAAAACAcctttaaattctgaaaatgtattttaaaagaaagaatTATTAGGAAAACATGAAAGAGAAaattaaatgtttcatttaatatcaatgttttaaaattaaatgatctTTATAGACAAAGATTAATAAACTGCTTTTTGGCTACTATTTTCCATCATGACACATAATGCCTATAGTATGGTGATTATGGACCCAAAGGGATATTGTAGGGAAATCTCCTTTGACAAAATACTATAGACATAAGGTCAGGGACACATTTATGGATATAAATAACTGTAGTGTCATTTGATATTTACAGGTCATTTGATGATATAACTTCTGCTTAAACCCTACGGTGTAGGAACTGCTTTTATTGTTGAAAAGCATATGTTGACCTCTTAACGTTTTTTGggttactgtggatttattattattggttggataccaatttttgtgggtttcgtgggtacaggtgaaccatgaattcaaatgttcaacaattaacatattttcaataggctttgtatacagagattggcaaaaccacaacATCAATTATTCGCTAATATACTACTTTTCAGCAGTCcaggaaaattgatacccacgaaaataaatgtacCCCCAGTATTTCTGTTATGAGGTAGTGGTCTTCCTGTCCTTACCACACatctactttttttaaaatttacgaGTGTTAATCTGCAAATTGATCTCCATTACCTGTAATTCATTATAATCTGTCTTAACTAAATGTAAAGTTACCTGTGTTAGACCATTTTCTGTCAGACTTAGGAGCCACATTATATACAATTGTCATTCTTGTTGCAGATACACCATACTCATCAATAATTTCCTATAAATTAGGTAAAATTTAAGAATCAGAGCCACATTATCAACAATTTATTCTTGTGGCAGCATTACATAATATTTCCTATTAAACATGCAACTATAAACATCTCTTCTTTATAAACAACTGAATAATGTCAGAAGGCATCTTCAAAATTAGTTCTGCATTATGTAGTTATGACAGGATCATTTTGTTCCATAGAATATCATTCATAATAATAATTGTGCCCTCAAATTAGTTATTTTTGTTACAGAAAATTTCACAatcaacattttaaatattagaaaataaaacatttgtaaaaaccTCAGATTGTGTCCTGTGAGCTTAAATTTTTCCATACCTTTTCTGCAATGAAAATTAATATGGagtatgttttttgttttgatattgtgTAATAAGTTCTACCAACCTGAGGGTCTACACCATTATACTTGGATTTGCTCATCTTCTCCCATTCTTGAATTAAAGACTTGCCAGTGGATTTTTCTACAGGTGATTTGCGATCTGCAACAAAACaggtaaacaatttttttaaaagatttctaAACATTGAAAACTTACTCTCACATTATCAAGTATTTGGTGTGCTTTAGGGAGCCTTTATTTTAGTGCCAGGAAATATTTACTATTttcttaacaagaatgtgtccgttTTACTCAAAtcccccactcacactatcattttctatgtacaGTGGGATATGAAATAGGCGTCAACACTCTAATTTAGCataaaatttagaaagatcatatcatagggaacatgtgtactaaatttcaagttgattggacttaaacttcatcaaaatataccttaaccaaaaacttttacctgaagcaggacagatgcTTACATATTTTCTGCTTTTGTCAGGGTATTTGGATTTTAAGTATCTTTTAAAGAAttcttattttctattctttaacaatccagacaaaaaaaattatgaaatctaGGGCTTTTTTTGGAAGGTGGTGTTGTTGTTTTTGGATTTTGTTTGTCATTATCCAAGAACAGAAAATACCTACTAGAAAAATCAATCTCTTCTGGTTTCAGATATTGTCCTGTTTCCTTAACTTTATAGCTCTGTCCTAATACCATTCCTTGAGGCAGTAGGTTTGTGAATGGTTCCCTGTGTGATAGGAAACCAGCATCACACAGGAAATGGTTAAAGAATCTGGCAAAGAACATGTGTAAAGTagctgaaatataaaacaaaattacaattaagAATATGAGTTGTTGTCAAAATTAGATAgagaaacaaatacaaaaatatttaagttactTTCTAAATACCGGTAAGAATTTAGTAGAAGATAAAAATTTTAGGGGTGTTAGGGTCCTGATCATACTCATGAATGAAAActtcaaattgattttatttcttctttaaaatgcTGAAAGTAGAGCTGAGAAATGAGCAACTAATCAAAACAGTTAAACTAGAATATTATCTTGTTACCAAAatacagttttaaaaaatcattaaaacaacCAAACATCaggaaaaaaaaataccaaaaaaacacCAGATATTTGTCTATAAAGATAATAGAAatcattcaattaattttttataataaaaagtaaaaccacaaaaatactgaactccaaggaaaattcaaaaaggaaagtccccaatcaaatggcaaaatcaaaagttcaaacacatcaaacgaatggataacaactgtcatattccttacttggtacaggcattttcttatgtagaaaatggtggattgaacctggttttaaagctagctaaacctctcacttctatgacagtcgcatcaaatttcattatattgacaacaatgtgtgaacaaaacaacaaaaacaataggtaaattgtcacaaataggggtaaatagtctaattcggtaggtcacatttgtgaaaagggatCAGAAATGTAGTaatgacataaggaacatatccgatatcatctatgaaacggatattctataacggtcaaccaactggtgatggccaccataaaatttacaaagtgatgatttcaacttcaccatttgaaactcttggtttaaaaatgaaaattcacacaATTTGGGagatgaaatcatctcttttgtcgtaaagttgaatgaaataaaatttagtttTCATTTGAATATGCTATTCTAATGTATCTGCACCAAGTCTGACAGAGGAGAAGGGGGAGCATgttatggaatttttttttaaaagtgaagaaaaaagtaaaactgTTTGTGATTCATTgtgattttctttaaaaaaagttttcagtttttttgctaattataaatacaaaacaaaccatgTTCCTTTCCGCCAATATACAGGTCGACAGGCATCAGCTGATTGGCAGCCTCTCTATCAAATGGCAGACTATTGTTGCTAGGGTCAAGGTATCTAAGGAAGTACCACGAAGAATCAACAAATGTATCCATGGTATCTGTTTCTCTGGTGGCATCTCCTCCACATCTGaatcaaaaagaaaattttaaggTTTGAAACTTGAATGTATGTTTTATAggactagaggctctcaagagcctgtgtcactcacctatATCTACTGTGGTTTGGAAAATCATGTttaataaggttaaaatcataatgaaTAGTATTAGTCACCCTAATTATTATTGagccaagttttgtttaatttggcccagtagttaaattaaaagcagaagatttttatattataaaattagAATGAATAGCTTTGAACATGGTTTGGAAATTACAAATATATGCTTTTctatcaaaatatatcaaaattggaacaaatttttcaaattatCATTCATACATTGACTTACTTTGGACATTTAACATTGAGCCATTCTGTGGCCTGTGTCAAGGGAGATAATCCTTTCTGTGTCAGACTTTTTAACTTTGGCAATTTAACAGGCAACTCCTCTTGTGGCACTGGTACTATCTatgacaaataacaaaataaatcttaaataaataatcaaataaatcTATGAAAAAGATGTTTTGGGATTGGTACAAGTACTGATTAACAATGTTTAAACATGCATAAAGCAGAAAAGGTGTGCTGTGATGAGATTTAaccaattaaattaatttaaatagtGCAATTTCACTTTCTAAATTCCTTTAAAATCTATAGATGAAAATACTGTATTATTGTGTATTCTGATATGacatgcttctttcgctttgaaaacaacaccgtgataaaattctcgatatatctatacttagcacAGACTCAGAGacatacataataatggctgttacaatatacttacCATGTAATTCCACATGTATTAGAACCTATTTGGAAACCCTttgctgttttaaaattacaattaaaaaagaaaaaataagttttattctaATTTGGATGCAAAATAAAAAGAAGTATAATACACTAGAGCTCggagaaacaacaaaataaaaataaaataaaattctgcgAAAGTCTATTAATGATTTTGGTGCATTGAAGTCATTTCAAAACCTGACGTCACACACACGAAAACGCTGGAGTTGAAAGTTACGCTCAGGATAAAAGTCTAATATCAcagcccaggccatgtgtaaatttcaaacaatctatggcttccatgaattatttcttattaATTATTTAGATTTACAAAGACTGAACATAAAAAGTGAgtttaattattgcgatttttggAAATGTTTCATACAGATATTTATTTCAGACacacccttttgttttccacataataaatattgccaataattaacaagttccgagtcgaatccgataccgataccaaaagtatattcacctgttacctattaccttatctgtacgttctgcatctgacaggcgcaccacaaaatggtgtatttaggattttacCTTGCACTGTCGGTTTCCTGCGAtatcgcgggtgtgttctagtaaaacTTAAAATGCAACATACCTGACATTTTGGACAATGAATTATGGGTATTGGAGTTCCCCAATACCTCTGTCTGGATATCAGCCAATCTTTCAGTTTTTCACTGGTCAATTGACCCCCAAATCCTTTTTCCTGAGGAAAAATAAATAAGAGGCTTTTCAAAAATGTCATggtaaacaatttattttaaaagaaagaaaatctgCATGCACTGCTATTATGCCGTCTTTGTTAACTTTTTTCAGTTTTGTAACAGTAAAATGTGTATACTTTACCTAATTAGaattatgacatgctatttccatccttcaaattatgtgatttatttttactatttcaGTATCTTCATGGTACATTTTGTATAACGATTATATAATTTAGGATGATTAAGCATTATATTTCTTTCAGTGAAAGTCTAAGAATTAATTGCTAATATTAATTAGTTTCTGAGATGCTGTAGTTATCATTTGATGAAAGAAATTAATCAGAACTACATGTATCAACTTATGAGGAATTGACTTATCAAGGTTACTTTTggaagtgaaaaataaaaaaaaaacaaaacaagatttAAGACTAGCATTAGTACAATAAACAAACTATAGGGTTTTGTCagtataaatatgttaaaatatcaacaatttgaCAATCGTAAGTACTTTGCTCATTTGTTGGTCTTACTCACAATAGATTGACATTAGCAACTGATATTGTTCCATATCAATTTTCAGAAAACCAGATTATCAATACTTTCCAGTTGCTTGTGTATGTTGTGaacacattttgtaaatatttgaaaatattggaGCTTAGTACACATGATATTCCCTTGaaacataataataattttaccccTAAAATCTACTGTTTTTCCTTATGAGAAAGTGATTAAATGTTGCATTTCTATAAagttcattaattatttttaacagttaaatacttataaaaacacttattgttattatataaacatcttttgaaatatttttgttggcattcaaggaataggtaacatataaaatgttggcattcgcGGAAGACACCAACTCAGTTAGTTACaataaactaatcttccctgaggccctcagattctgatataacatttaaattatatgcatgATTGCTTTAGTCATTACTTTAAAgtattgttatttatataaataatcaaGTTTTACATAACAAATTAGTATGATTGTCTAAGGCAAAATTTGTCAAGCATTGTGACAGTTGGCTTTTCTAAAAAATACTTCATACCTTTGCATAACTGCAGATTTCTTGAAACGCTTGGTTTTTAGTCAGACCTGAAAACTGCAATTAGTATGGTATATAGAAcaaacatgttttatttcatatcatcaaaatatttcttattaGTTTACTATTTTCACCAACATTTTACTTATACAGAATCAATTCATCAGGTGAGCAAAATGACCTGTCGGCTGTGGAGAGCACAATAAAATATCAGGACACATTTGTGCCATATACACATATTCTTTCTATTTTTTAGCAAACAATGAAAAAAGTAGCAAAGTGTGTTCAAATTAAGCTCATAATTACCTGTTCAGAATTCATAATGTTGCCATCAGAGTCTATTACCTCCTTGAAAGTAAATCCAAATTTCTCTGCACACTCTAGATCATGTTGTGATAAACTTGGTATGCctgtaaaaaatcaaaatctgcTCAGCCTAATTTTAAACAATAATTCTAAACAAATCTGCCCAATTTTAACTGACTTTGTACTCCTTATTCTATATTTCATGTAAGTGTAGCCTGTTTATAAATATTTAGCCAGGTTTTACCATAGTTCACAAAATTACAGGGGGAAAAAATCATAATTGATAGCGAATGAATGTAGACTGTTTTTTACTTAAAATGGAACACTTTAATGTAAAAGCATCACTGAACTgttctttttactaaatttttacttgtgtttttcAGATGCCTGCTCTATTGTTAATCTCTATACTTTTGAGTTTTCAATCCCTAGTTCTTGTTTGAGTTTGTGTTTCtcaatctttatttttctgtgtATTATTTGAGTACTGTTTTTTGGCGTCTTTCCCTGATTTTTCTTGTTGCAAAGGTAA
This window contains:
- the LOC139498544 gene encoding probable leucine--tRNA ligase, mitochondrial — its product is MRCKLPVSWCQWRFMKTNQGILNLDFSSYRIVAARNLYSKTKIWPAKYNSETRIELEKYWNPKIQEQNKTRQKFDLKSDKEKYYVLSMFPYPSGKLHMGHVRVYTLSDCMARYHRLKGKQVIHPMGWDAFGLPAENAAIERGEMPDKWTKSNIESMRKQLEELHCSFDWERELSTCDPSYYTWSQFIFLKMYEAGLVYQREGLVNWDPIDQTVLANEQIDDQGHSWRSGAKVEKKYLRQWYIKTTAYSKSLSDGLKELNPEYWRDIISLQRNWIGKCTGTRLDFVLKNGDETMTDPLSVFTDHPEALYGVSHIALSPEHRFNDPQYYMLKDTSESKSADRLLTIEAVHPITGDRIPIIISNSQEEMIEACFGIPSLSQHDLECAEKFGFTFKEVIDSDGNIMNSEQFSGLTKNQAFQEICSYAKEKGFGGQLTSEKLKDWLISRQRYWGTPIPIIHCPKCQIVPVPQEELPVKLPKLKSLTQKGLSPLTQATEWLNVKCPKCGGDATRETDTMDTFVDSSWYFLRYLDPSNNSLPFDREAANQLMPVDLYIGGKEHATLHMFFARFFNHFLCDAGFLSHREPFTNLLPQGMVLGQSYKVKETGQYLKPEEIDFSNRKSPVEKSTGKSLIQEWEKMSKSKYNGVDPQEIIDEYGVSATRMTIVYNVAPKSDRKWSNTEFKGVLNWKGKIWSLVTMVLKNYKKVDTAYQDIEEWDRKIKEVRNVHLAEINFNFETTFMISVALTAMQQLTEYLRSVPTEVAVNSDMFLQTLAEVIIMISPISPSFASELWEGYRKKFNSCSTCDMNRSVQEQTWPEIDKDCNMILNVKCNNKMVFDTTVPYPILNTLSKEEAQQISHRHPVYKKYFEEHTVKSVHLTVKPDYKAIIDYRIPDIDEDVIRKLNKKRKKK